In Methylococcus geothermalis, one genomic interval encodes:
- a CDS encoding Arm DNA-binding domain-containing protein translates to MLTDTAIKRIKPREKPFKLSDEKGLYLEVTPAGGRYWRMKYRFGGS, encoded by the coding sequence ATGTTGACCGATACCGCAATCAAACGCATCAAGCCCAGGGAGAAGCCCTTCAAGCTCTCCGACGAGAAGGGGCTTTACCTGGAAGTCACGCCGGCTGGGGGCAGATACTGGCGGATGAAGTACCGCTTCGGCGGGAGCTAA
- a CDS encoding putative bifunctional diguanylate cyclase/phosphodiesterase yields the protein MAPITVLKASLDYLPHGYCYAWIPELLWLHVISDLVIAAAYYSISIALFYFAKRRRDVVFRGVFLLFGLFILACACTHLMGAWTVWHPDYWTDGAIKAITAVLSIATAVLVWPLIPQALQIPSPKQLLELNQYLANEVAERKQAEERLRTLIDAEPECVKTVGADGTLIDMNRAGLRMIEAGSIEEVRGKPISAFVDPNDRERFEAFSRRVLAGESGKLEFQVIGLRGGRRWLETHAVPFYGPPGRAEALLAVTRDMTDRKQAEEAVRLAATAFETSEAIMITDAEGIVQRVNSGYTAITGYAPEEIIGTPSEFLRFGANEGEATSAQISESLNGTGCWKGEVTARRKNGDTYPAWLSIKAVRNEERVLTHYVATFVDISERKRAQQEIEQLAYFDSLTGLPNRRLFLERLNQAVGESRIDGSRCALLFVDLDRFKHLNDACGHTVGDQLLRKVAERLTEGIGQRDMVARLGGDEFVILLDGLDADIEPASRHTMEVAENLRLMLQRPFLLSSGQHYVTASIGTAVFPFDTGSADDLLKAADMAMYQAKAAGRNTVRAYASTMQAAAETRLTLERDMHAALERGEFQIYLQPQVDGEGKTVGAEALLRWQHPTEGLLLPDKFIPLAEDTGLILPIGEWVFEQTCKESVRLSQAGHKLRLSANISPRRFQQPDFLERVLRILNRTGADPHSLIFEITEGLLVSDIDDAIAKMSALEQIGIRFSVDDFGTGYSSLAYLKRLPLSELKIAQTFVDDLPNDPNDVMLVETILSMAYHLNLETIAEGVETREQLAFLKERGCQRFQGYYFSPPLPAAEFFEKLA from the coding sequence ATGGCACCGATCACGGTACTGAAGGCTTCCCTGGACTACCTGCCCCATGGCTATTGCTACGCGTGGATTCCGGAGCTGCTCTGGCTGCATGTGATTTCCGACCTGGTCATCGCCGCCGCGTACTATTCGATTTCCATCGCCCTTTTCTATTTCGCGAAACGGCGGCGGGATGTGGTTTTCCGGGGCGTATTTCTCCTGTTCGGATTGTTCATACTGGCCTGCGCGTGCACCCATCTCATGGGAGCATGGACAGTTTGGCACCCCGACTACTGGACGGACGGAGCCATCAAGGCCATCACGGCCGTGCTATCCATCGCCACCGCTGTCCTGGTCTGGCCCCTGATACCACAAGCGCTGCAAATTCCTTCACCGAAACAACTGCTGGAACTCAATCAATATCTGGCCAACGAGGTCGCGGAGCGGAAGCAGGCGGAGGAACGCTTGCGCACACTCATCGATGCGGAACCCGAATGCGTGAAAACGGTGGGGGCCGACGGCACCCTTATAGACATGAACCGGGCGGGACTTCGGATGATCGAGGCCGGCTCGATCGAAGAAGTCCGGGGAAAACCGATATCCGCCTTCGTCGATCCCAACGATCGTGAACGGTTCGAAGCCTTCAGTCGGCGGGTGCTGGCAGGCGAAAGCGGCAAGCTGGAATTCCAGGTCATCGGCCTCAGGGGCGGCCGGCGCTGGCTGGAAACCCACGCGGTACCTTTCTATGGCCCCCCTGGGCGCGCCGAGGCCCTGCTGGCCGTGACTCGCGACATGACCGATCGGAAGCAGGCGGAAGAGGCCGTACGACTGGCCGCAACCGCCTTCGAAACCAGTGAAGCCATCATGATTACCGACGCCGAGGGCATCGTGCAGCGGGTCAACTCGGGCTATACCGCAATCACCGGCTATGCCCCGGAAGAAATCATCGGCACACCGTCCGAATTTTTACGGTTCGGCGCGAATGAAGGCGAAGCGACATCCGCGCAAATCTCGGAAAGTTTGAACGGGACGGGTTGCTGGAAAGGCGAGGTCACGGCCCGGCGCAAGAACGGCGATACCTATCCGGCATGGCTTTCGATCAAGGCCGTGCGGAACGAGGAGAGGGTGCTGACGCACTATGTCGCAACCTTCGTCGACATCAGCGAGCGCAAGCGCGCCCAGCAGGAAATCGAGCAACTGGCTTATTTCGATTCGCTGACGGGACTGCCGAACCGCCGTTTGTTTCTCGAACGGCTGAATCAGGCCGTCGGGGAAAGTCGCATCGACGGGTCCCGCTGTGCGCTGCTGTTCGTCGACCTCGACCGGTTCAAGCATCTCAACGATGCATGCGGCCACACGGTCGGAGACCAGCTGCTGCGCAAAGTTGCCGAACGTCTGACCGAAGGCATCGGCCAGCGCGACATGGTTGCGCGCCTGGGTGGCGACGAGTTCGTGATCCTGCTGGACGGCCTCGATGCCGACATCGAACCCGCATCCCGGCATACCATGGAGGTCGCTGAAAACCTCAGGCTGATGCTGCAGCGGCCCTTTCTTCTCTCCAGCGGACAGCATTACGTCACCGCCAGCATCGGCACGGCAGTGTTTCCTTTCGATACGGGCTCGGCCGACGATCTGCTGAAAGCCGCCGACATGGCCATGTACCAGGCCAAGGCGGCCGGCCGCAATACGGTGAGGGCCTACGCATCGACCATGCAGGCGGCAGCCGAAACCCGCCTGACCCTGGAGAGGGACATGCATGCCGCACTGGAACGCGGAGAGTTCCAGATCTATCTGCAGCCGCAGGTCGATGGCGAAGGCAAGACCGTCGGCGCGGAAGCGCTGCTGCGCTGGCAACATCCCACCGAGGGGCTGCTGCTGCCCGACAAGTTCATCCCCTTGGCCGAAGACACCGGCCTGATTCTGCCGATCGGCGAATGGGTGTTCGAACAAACCTGCAAGGAGAGCGTACGCCTGTCACAGGCGGGACATAAGCTGCGCCTGTCGGCGAACATCAGCCCCCGCCGCTTTCAGCAGCCCGATTTCCTGGAACGGGTCCTGCGCATCCTGAACCGGACGGGGGCCGACCCTCACAGCCTGATTTTCGAAATCACCGAAGGTCTGCTGGTCTCGGACATCGACGATGCCATCGCCAAAATGAGCGCCCTGGAGCAAATCGGCATCCGGTTTTCGGTGGACGATTTCGGCACCGGATACTCCTCGCTGGCCTATCTGAAACGGTTGCCGCTGAGTGAGCTGAAGATTGCGCAAACCTTCGTGGACGACTTGCCGAACGACCCGAATGACGTCATGCTGGTCGAGACGATCCTGTCGATGGCTTACCATTTGAACCTGGAAACCATCGCCGAAGGCGTCGAGACCCGCGAGCAGCTCGCGTTTCTGAAGGAAAGGGGCTGTCAGCGCTTTCAAGGATACTATTTCAGCCCGCCGCTCCCGGCAGCGGAATTTTTCGAGAAATTGGCCTGA
- the gloA gene encoding lactoylglutathione lyase — protein MRILHTMLRVGDLPKSLRFYTEVLGMRLLRQMDFPDGKFTLAFVGYGDEADATVIELTYNWGVDKYDLGTGFGHIALEVNDIHAAVERIRALGGEIVREPGPMKHGTTVIAFVADPDGYRIELIEHKPAG, from the coding sequence ATGCGTATTTTACACACCATGCTGCGAGTCGGGGATTTGCCGAAGTCCCTGCGGTTTTACACCGAGGTTCTGGGGATGCGTTTGCTGCGACAGATGGATTTTCCGGACGGCAAGTTCACCTTGGCGTTCGTCGGTTACGGCGACGAGGCCGACGCCACGGTGATCGAGCTGACCTACAACTGGGGCGTGGACAAGTACGATCTGGGCACAGGCTTCGGCCATATTGCGCTGGAGGTGAACGACATCCATGCCGCCGTGGAGCGGATACGGGCCTTGGGGGGCGAAATCGTGCGCGAACCCGGGCCCATGAAGCACGGGACAACGGTCATCGCATTCGTCGCGGACCCGGACGGCTACCGGATCGAGCTGATCGAACACAAGCCGGCGGGCTAG
- a CDS encoding septation protein A encodes MKLLFDFFPIILFFVAYKWQGIYLATAVAIVATLLQVGVAWYRTRKVEPMHWVTLVLIAVFGGATLVFQDELFIKWKPTVLNWAFGLGFLLSQFVGERTLIERIMGKQVDLPKEVWLRLNLAWVLFFMAVGAANLFVVYSFDTETWVNFKLFGMLGLTLVFVVAQSIFLARHMPEAKTEE; translated from the coding sequence ATGAAACTGCTGTTCGATTTCTTCCCCATCATCCTGTTTTTTGTCGCCTACAAGTGGCAGGGCATCTATCTCGCCACGGCGGTGGCTATCGTCGCGACCTTGCTGCAAGTGGGCGTTGCCTGGTACCGAACCCGCAAAGTCGAGCCGATGCATTGGGTGACGCTGGTCCTCATCGCCGTTTTCGGCGGGGCGACGCTGGTGTTCCAGGACGAACTGTTCATCAAGTGGAAGCCGACCGTGCTCAACTGGGCGTTTGGCTTGGGCTTTCTGCTGAGCCAGTTCGTCGGCGAGCGCACCTTGATCGAGCGGATCATGGGTAAGCAGGTCGACCTGCCGAAGGAGGTCTGGCTGCGGCTCAATCTGGCATGGGTCCTGTTTTTCATGGCCGTCGGTGCCGCCAATCTGTTCGTCGTCTACAGTTTCGACACCGAAACCTGGGTCAACTTCAAGCTGTTCGGCATGTTGGGACTGACCCTGGTGTTCGTCGTGGCGCAATCGATTTTTCTGGCCCGCCACATGCCCGAAGCGAAGACCGAGGAGTGA
- a CDS encoding DUF1244 domain-containing protein: MDQEHRAEIEARTFRRLLAHLQTHTEVQNIDLMIAADFCRNCLAKWYKAAADEIGEELPYPEALAAIYGMSYEEWKTRFQTEATPEQLQRYEEKQKRKPA, from the coding sequence ATGGACCAAGAACATCGCGCCGAAATCGAAGCTCGGACATTCCGCCGCCTCCTGGCCCATCTTCAGACCCATACCGAAGTCCAGAACATCGACCTCATGATTGCCGCGGATTTCTGCCGCAACTGTCTGGCGAAATGGTACAAAGCGGCCGCAGATGAAATCGGCGAAGAGCTGCCGTATCCCGAAGCGCTTGCGGCCATCTATGGCATGTCTTACGAAGAATGGAAAACGCGCTTCCAAACCGAAGCCACGCCAGAACAACTGCAACGGTACGAAGAGAAACAGAAGCGCAAGCCGGCCTAG
- a CDS encoding TIGR04255 family protein, protein MSERMSNAPVYYALAQAHFNPVAAMSKYVDQIQDRLRREGYPLFEPQQVTHLVVPGPGQAQQVEPQITHVHQWLITRSDSTAGFILAPSAITYHTTHYDTHNEFIPELLSGLAAVHEVVTLDHVSRLGLRYLDAVLPRAGESVEQYLVGGLHGVEFNAQPLYRLTESVFRTEIGPLVPMGTLVARVHRMTAPLGFPPDLQPHGLIINPKFEVKESRAHAVIDTDHFVEGRMPIDMDKLGEQLLSLHATIKSVFRATTTDHARDAWA, encoded by the coding sequence GTGAGCGAAAGGATGTCGAACGCGCCGGTGTACTACGCGCTTGCGCAGGCGCACTTCAATCCTGTCGCCGCGATGTCTAAGTACGTGGACCAGATCCAGGATCGACTGCGCCGTGAGGGATACCCGTTGTTCGAGCCGCAACAGGTTACGCACCTGGTTGTGCCGGGGCCAGGTCAGGCGCAGCAAGTGGAGCCGCAGATCACGCATGTGCATCAGTGGCTCATCACCCGCAGCGACAGCACGGCTGGATTCATCCTCGCCCCGTCGGCCATCACGTACCACACGACCCACTACGACACGCACAACGAGTTCATCCCGGAGCTGCTGAGTGGCTTGGCGGCCGTGCACGAGGTGGTTACCCTCGATCACGTCAGTCGGCTGGGTCTTCGCTATCTGGATGCCGTCTTGCCGCGCGCCGGTGAGAGCGTGGAGCAGTACCTTGTTGGCGGGTTGCATGGGGTCGAGTTCAATGCGCAGCCACTTTACAGACTGACAGAATCGGTCTTTAGAACAGAGATTGGCCCACTGGTACCGATGGGGACGCTTGTGGCACGGGTGCATAGGATGACCGCGCCCTTGGGGTTCCCGCCAGACCTGCAGCCCCACGGCTTGATAATCAATCCGAAATTCGAGGTGAAGGAATCTCGGGCGCATGCGGTCATCGATACGGACCATTTCGTCGAAGGCCGCATGCCGATCGACATGGACAAGCTAGGTGAGCAGCTGCTCTCGCTGCATGCGACCATCAAGTCCGTCTTCAGGGCAACGACGACGGATCACGCGCGTGACGCGTGGGCCTGA
- the moeA gene encoding molybdopterin molybdotransferase MoeA, giving the protein MKKDERHPVTCEDDYEPDSLTVEQAWSRVIDAVQPLDASRTVDLRSALGRVLASDVHAVLAVPSAPNSAMDGYALRASDLPASGKCRLAVIGVSRAGAPYPGKVHSGQCVRIFTGAVMPEGTDTVVMQEHVEATDGWAVFGGGAMPGQNVRQVGEDVTVGQVVLTRGRRLTPADLGVLAGQGLVRVPVYRRLKVGLFTTGDELREPGEALAEGCLYDSNRYTVLGMLQRLGVEVCEFGIVGDNKQRLEAVLAQASAEADAIVSTGGVSVGEYDLVREALEQAGHIEFWKIAMKPGRPLTFGRIGRAAFFGLPGNPVAAMVTFYQFVQPGLRRMTGEWPLPKPAAFKAVCLSKLRKRPGRVEFQRGIVEMDGEGRMVVRKTGQQGSGILSSMSQANCFIVLPLDCGPVAPGALVDVQPFFGLV; this is encoded by the coding sequence ATGAAAAAAGACGAGCGCCATCCCGTAACCTGCGAGGATGACTACGAACCGGATTCGCTGACGGTCGAACAAGCTTGGAGCCGGGTCATCGATGCGGTTCAGCCGCTCGACGCATCAAGAACCGTCGATTTGCGGTCCGCCTTGGGGCGGGTGCTGGCGTCCGACGTACACGCGGTCCTGGCGGTACCCTCTGCGCCGAATTCGGCGATGGACGGTTATGCGTTGCGAGCCTCGGACCTGCCCGCATCGGGCAAGTGCCGCCTAGCTGTCATCGGGGTGTCGCGCGCTGGTGCGCCATACCCCGGTAAAGTCCACTCGGGACAATGCGTGCGGATTTTCACCGGCGCAGTGATGCCGGAGGGAACCGACACCGTAGTCATGCAAGAGCATGTCGAAGCCACGGACGGCTGGGCCGTGTTCGGCGGCGGGGCCATGCCAGGCCAAAATGTCCGGCAGGTGGGCGAGGACGTCACCGTCGGCCAGGTCGTGCTGACGCGAGGGCGCCGCCTCACGCCGGCCGATCTGGGCGTCCTGGCCGGGCAAGGGCTGGTACGGGTGCCGGTCTACCGCAGGTTGAAGGTCGGCCTGTTCACCACCGGGGACGAATTGCGGGAGCCAGGCGAGGCGCTGGCGGAAGGCTGTCTGTACGACAGCAACCGCTACACCGTGCTCGGCATGTTGCAGCGCTTGGGTGTCGAGGTATGCGAATTCGGTATCGTCGGCGACAACAAGCAACGGCTGGAAGCCGTGTTGGCCCAGGCATCGGCCGAGGCGGATGCGATCGTTTCCACCGGCGGCGTTTCGGTGGGCGAGTACGATCTGGTCAGGGAGGCCTTGGAGCAGGCCGGTCACATCGAATTTTGGAAGATCGCGATGAAGCCGGGGCGCCCTCTCACTTTTGGCCGTATCGGTCGGGCCGCGTTTTTCGGCCTGCCGGGCAACCCGGTCGCGGCCATGGTGACGTTTTATCAGTTCGTTCAACCGGGGCTGCGGCGGATGACGGGTGAATGGCCTTTGCCCAAGCCGGCGGCGTTCAAGGCCGTATGCCTGTCCAAGTTGAGGAAGCGGCCGGGACGGGTCGAATTCCAGCGCGGCATCGTGGAGATGGACGGCGAGGGCCGGATGGTGGTCCGCAAGACCGGCCAGCAGGGTTCGGGCATCCTGAGCTCCATGAGCCAGGCAAACTGCTTTATCGTGCTGCCGCTGGACTGCGGTCCGGTGGCGCCGGGCGCCTTGGTGGACGTGCAGCCGTTTTTCGGGCTGGTGTGA
- a CDS encoding phosphatidylglycerophosphatase A family protein, which yields MNRRRVEFRPMLKNPWCLIAVGFGSGLAPWAPGTFGTLAAIPVYLLLAGYTPAIYATAMALLLGLGVVACGRCGRMLGQADHPAIVWDEVVGYLITMWSIPASWQNVLLGFVLFRFFDIVKPWPIRVIDRRTGGGWGVMLDDVVAGALSSLVLHGLASPLVMPFIH from the coding sequence ATGAATCGCCGCCGCGTTGAGTTCCGCCCGATGCTCAAGAATCCCTGGTGCCTGATCGCCGTGGGATTCGGTTCCGGGCTGGCGCCCTGGGCGCCGGGCACCTTCGGAACGCTCGCGGCAATTCCGGTCTATCTCCTGCTTGCCGGGTACACTCCGGCGATTTACGCAACGGCCATGGCTCTGCTGCTGGGGCTGGGCGTGGTGGCCTGCGGCCGTTGCGGCCGCATGTTGGGCCAGGCCGACCACCCCGCGATCGTATGGGACGAGGTCGTCGGTTATCTCATCACGATGTGGAGCATTCCAGCCTCATGGCAGAACGTGCTGCTCGGTTTTGTCCTCTTCAGGTTCTTCGATATCGTCAAACCCTGGCCGATCCGGGTGATAGACCGGCGCACTGGCGGCGGCTGGGGCGTCATGCTGGACGACGTGGTCGCCGGCGCGCTGTCTTCTCTGGTCTTGCATGGCCTGGCATCTCCGCTGGTGATGCCCTTCATTCACTGA
- a CDS encoding P-loop NTPase family protein, with amino-acid sequence MKVGFCDIRCLESDGPEPGVSED; translated from the coding sequence ATGAAGGTCGGCTTCTGCGACATCCGTTGCCTGGAGTCCGATGGTCCGGAGCCGGGCGTCAGTGAAGACTGA
- a CDS encoding molybdopterin-dependent oxidoreductase translates to MPTSLPPTSGLLTVLVLAFSVLGIGGAHAAACQGGASTAVKLKGAVKNPASYTLDDLRNFKLDPAKDYQPTTVTITFNTSKGPVTATYTGVPLIDLLTVANVKVDKNQKNDILRKYVVARATDCYEVVVALGEVLANFEAKQVLVAYQDGEGQPLPESDGMARLVMPGDKAGGRNVFHLSQLIVRSAP, encoded by the coding sequence ATGCCAACAAGCCTACCGCCGACGTCCGGCCTTCTGACAGTTCTCGTTCTTGCTTTTTCCGTGCTTGGAATAGGTGGCGCGCATGCAGCAGCCTGCCAGGGCGGGGCATCGACGGCAGTCAAGCTCAAAGGCGCCGTGAAGAACCCAGCCAGCTACACCCTGGATGACCTTCGCAACTTCAAACTCGACCCCGCCAAGGACTATCAACCGACCACCGTTACCATCACCTTCAACACCTCCAAAGGCCCTGTAACCGCTACCTATACAGGGGTGCCTCTGATCGATCTGCTCACAGTCGCGAATGTGAAGGTCGACAAAAACCAGAAGAACGACATCCTGCGCAAATACGTAGTCGCAAGGGCGACCGACTGTTATGAGGTCGTCGTCGCGCTGGGCGAAGTTCTGGCCAACTTTGAGGCGAAGCAGGTACTCGTCGCCTACCAGGACGGCGAAGGGCAGCCATTGCCGGAAAGCGACGGGATGGCACGCCTGGTGATGCCAGGCGACAAAGCCGGCGGCCGCAACGTCTTCCACCTGTCCCAACTGATCGTGCGCTCGGCGCCGTAA
- a CDS encoding peptidylprolyl isomerase — MKKSLASGAAILAVALTGCNQPAPDASKTQASVAKTGIVATPENSVASVNGRAITKAEVGAIKSELAQRRNGEVSEEKIVDELVKRELLRQDAVAKQLSKNPEYQARIDNAERVILSQIAAEDFMKNLTISDEELKKEYDNRIGAMQRTEYRARHILVDKEDVAKDIIAKLAKGAKFEDLAKKLSKDPGSKNEGGELGWFSPQQMVQPFSEAVAKLKNGEITQTPVQTQFGWHVIQREESRESAPPAFDAVKEQIRSMLQTQKLHQYIDDLMAKAKIDRFATPAPAPEASPAAAPAGEAAGTVPAAAKPEAAPAAPSAAPTAQPKK; from the coding sequence ATGAAAAAGTCTCTTGCCAGCGGTGCAGCGATCTTGGCCGTCGCCTTGACGGGCTGTAATCAACCTGCTCCGGATGCGTCGAAAACCCAGGCCTCAGTAGCAAAAACCGGCATCGTGGCGACGCCGGAGAATTCCGTGGCCAGCGTCAACGGAAGGGCCATCACCAAGGCCGAGGTGGGCGCTATCAAATCGGAACTCGCCCAGCGTCGCAACGGCGAGGTTTCCGAAGAAAAGATCGTCGACGAACTCGTCAAGCGCGAACTGCTGCGGCAGGATGCGGTGGCCAAGCAACTAAGCAAGAATCCAGAGTACCAGGCGCGTATCGATAACGCCGAAAGGGTCATCCTGTCACAGATCGCCGCCGAAGACTTCATGAAGAACCTCACCATCTCTGATGAGGAACTCAAGAAGGAGTACGACAACCGCATCGGTGCCATGCAGCGTACCGAGTACCGCGCCCGCCACATCCTGGTGGACAAGGAAGACGTGGCGAAGGACATCATCGCCAAGCTCGCCAAGGGCGCAAAATTCGAGGATCTGGCCAAGAAGCTGTCGAAAGATCCCGGCTCCAAGAACGAGGGCGGTGAACTGGGCTGGTTCAGCCCGCAACAGATGGTGCAGCCGTTCTCCGAAGCCGTCGCCAAGTTGAAGAATGGCGAGATCACCCAGACGCCGGTACAGACTCAGTTCGGCTGGCACGTCATCCAGCGCGAGGAATCGCGGGAGTCTGCTCCGCCGGCATTCGATGCCGTCAAGGAGCAGATCAGGTCCATGCTGCAGACGCAGAAACTGCACCAGTACATCGACGATCTGATGGCCAAGGCAAAGATCGATCGCTTTGCGACGCCGGCGCCTGCACCCGAGGCTTCCCCTGCCGCCGCTCCCGCCGGTGAGGCCGCGGGTACGGTACCCGCCGCCGCCAAGCCGGAAGCAGCACCTGCGGCCCCTTCTGCCGCCCCCACAGCCCAGCCCAAGAAATAA
- a CDS encoding YciI family protein — protein sequence MLYAIFCEDHPGSLEHRKGARPAHLQRLDRLQDEGRLVLAGPHPAVDCEDPGEAGFTGSLIVAEFPSLEEAQRWADEDPYGRAGVYARVVVKPFRQVYPT from the coding sequence GTGCTGTATGCCATATTTTGTGAAGACCATCCGGGCAGCCTTGAGCATCGCAAGGGTGCGCGTCCGGCCCACCTGCAGAGGCTTGACCGCCTGCAGGACGAGGGGCGGCTCGTGCTGGCGGGGCCGCATCCGGCGGTGGATTGCGAGGATCCGGGAGAGGCCGGTTTCACGGGGAGCCTGATCGTCGCCGAGTTTCCGAGCCTGGAAGAAGCGCAACGCTGGGCGGACGAAGATCCCTACGGTCGCGCCGGGGTCTATGCCCGCGTGGTCGTCAAACCTTTTCGGCAGGTATATCCAACATGA
- a CDS encoding group III truncated hemoglobin yields MNTPPTSATEEQIAELVRRFYERALQNDSLRPVFEAAVADWDTHHRLVQDFWSRTLLDTSRYRGHPYSIHAQLPLRPEHFDIWLGLFRETAREVLPADAADKAISRAEHMAESFKAGMFSFPRYEGPKLWKSAL; encoded by the coding sequence ATGAATACTCCACCTACCTCAGCCACCGAAGAGCAGATCGCCGAGTTGGTCAGGCGTTTTTACGAACGGGCACTCCAGAACGACAGCCTGCGGCCTGTCTTCGAAGCCGCAGTTGCCGACTGGGACACCCATCACCGTCTGGTGCAGGATTTCTGGTCGCGGACTTTGCTGGACACCAGCCGGTACCGCGGACATCCTTATTCCATCCATGCGCAACTCCCTCTGCGGCCCGAACATTTCGATATCTGGCTAGGGCTGTTCCGCGAAACTGCGCGGGAAGTTCTGCCGGCCGACGCCGCCGACAAGGCTATTTCGCGGGCGGAGCACATGGCCGAGAGTTTCAAGGCGGGTATGTTCAGTTTTCCGCGGTACGAAGGCCCGAAGTTGTGGAAGTCTGCGCTGTGA
- a CDS encoding helix-turn-helix domain-containing protein, whose translation MYTATLPTPRPMPFAAPIGTVATAALALIGSALAVGGTGSIFEISRAGDWRRMLEARVPFHVDVATADDSQEQHPDLRSASDHLANIRQVLIPAISDMASVLGVSRQAIYKWIRGEVTPEPDKFERILALSHAADAFRDAGIPRASSLLKMKAFEGRSLMDFAAAGQLLRSHIQSLVTEAKAMDEAYDRSGLARSKAKPSEDWRAELSIPGSPER comes from the coding sequence ATGTACACCGCGACTTTACCTACCCCCCGACCGATGCCGTTTGCCGCGCCGATTGGGACTGTTGCCACTGCAGCCTTGGCGCTGATCGGCTCAGCCCTTGCGGTTGGTGGCACCGGCAGTATTTTCGAGATCTCTCGTGCCGGAGACTGGCGCAGGATGCTGGAGGCACGAGTTCCCTTTCATGTCGATGTTGCGACGGCTGACGACAGCCAGGAACAACACCCTGATCTGCGATCTGCATCTGATCACCTTGCCAACATCCGCCAGGTGTTGATTCCTGCCATCTCGGATATGGCTTCGGTGCTCGGCGTCTCCAGGCAGGCAATCTACAAGTGGATCAGAGGAGAAGTCACACCTGAGCCTGATAAGTTCGAGAGGATTCTTGCCCTGAGCCATGCCGCCGACGCTTTCCGAGATGCCGGCATCCCTCGTGCGTCTTCCTTGCTGAAGATGAAGGCATTTGAAGGCCGGTCCTTGATGGACTTCGCCGCTGCCGGCCAGCTCTTGCGGTCGCACATCCAGTCACTTGTCACCGAAGCCAAGGCGATGGATGAGGCTTATGACCGATCAGGCTTGGCGAGGTCGAAAGCGAAGCCCTCGGAAGATTGGCGAGCCGAGCTGTCCATTCCCGGGTCCCCCGAGCGATAG
- a CDS encoding recombinase family protein, whose protein sequence is MKHQVVGYIRVSSVGQNTDRQLAGVALDRVFEEKASAKTVTARPVLAECLAYVRAGDTLVCHSLDRLARNTAELLGLVREITGKGVTVRFLKENLTFSGSDDDPFKNLMLSMLAAFGQFERELINERRREGVAAARARGRKFGAPAKLTPELCAKIDELLASGASKRTTARAVGIGEATLYRYLNEKG, encoded by the coding sequence ATGAAACATCAGGTCGTGGGTTACATCCGGGTCAGTTCGGTCGGGCAAAACACGGACCGGCAATTGGCGGGCGTGGCGCTGGATCGGGTCTTTGAGGAGAAGGCAAGCGCGAAGACCGTCACGGCGCGGCCTGTGCTGGCGGAATGCCTGGCCTACGTGCGGGCCGGGGATACGCTGGTCTGCCATTCACTGGACCGGCTGGCGCGGAACACGGCGGAGCTTTTGGGATTGGTCCGGGAGATCACGGGTAAGGGCGTGACGGTCCGGTTTTTGAAGGAGAACCTCACCTTTTCAGGGTCCGACGATGACCCGTTCAAGAATCTGATGCTGAGCATGCTAGCCGCGTTCGGGCAGTTCGAGCGGGAGCTGATCAACGAGCGGCGGCGCGAAGGCGTGGCGGCGGCACGGGCGCGGGGTCGGAAGTTCGGGGCGCCGGCCAAGCTGACCCCGGAGCTGTGCGCGAAGATCGATGAGCTTTTGGCGTCCGGGGCCAGCAAGCGGACGACGGCAAGGGCGGTCGGGATCGGGGAGGCTACGCTGTATAGGTATCTGAATGAAAAGGGCTAG
- a CDS encoding BolA family protein, translating into MNTRVEQIRERIQRALEPLHLEIIDDSASHAGHAGAVAGGGHFHATIVSAAFDGKSAVQRHRMVYSALGDMMHNEIHALSMKALTPSEHQTTGNP; encoded by the coding sequence ATGAACACCCGGGTCGAACAGATTCGTGAACGCATTCAGCGGGCACTGGAGCCCCTGCATTTGGAAATCATCGACGACAGCGCCTCTCATGCCGGCCATGCCGGTGCGGTGGCCGGCGGTGGACATTTCCATGCCACAATCGTGTCAGCCGCATTCGATGGCAAATCTGCGGTCCAACGCCACCGGATGGTGTATTCGGCGTTAGGTGACATGATGCACAATGAAATTCATGCCCTCAGCATGAAAGCCTTGACTCCTTCTGAACATCAAACAACAGGAAACCCTTGA